The DNA region CACAAAGCTTAGTTTccccaaccaccaccaccactctctAAAACATAGGTCATTGCACTTATGAAAGCAGTGCATCATCAGCTGACTTTGCAATGTTTCCTGCTTTGCTTCTTATTCTATGAGTTTGATACATGATGGTTTCTGTGGTTGTGACACTGGTccttcatttgtgttttgtacaccttgaagaagaagaagaagaagaaggatcaTGGTGCTTTGGAGGACAGTGGGTATGCAGAGGTCAGACAGTGCTCCCTCAGTGTTGACCCAGAGGAAGACTGGGATGCAAATGTTTGATCTGGAACATACTGCTTTGTTGTCGGGACAAATAGGTGACTTGTTGGGTGAGCATATGGTTGCCCTTGGTTACAGCTGAACTGTGCAGTTGTACTAATAGTTCCTAAATGCACTGCTGAAACTTTGGCTTTATTAGATTGCTTGTTTGGAATGCAACTTTGTGTTATATGTAAATATCCATTGGCCTCTTAAATAGGAGTATACTTGCTAAGGCGACTAAGACACTCTGAATGTGAATGGTAcaataaaactcaaaatgtgAGAAAACGTTTACTTTGTGATTGCTGTGCATTATAGCCAAATTGAAGCGCAATCTCAAAGCATGCTCGAGGTTTTAGACCGTTTTATTCAACAGTGCAAGGTACACATTTGAAGCATCCAGCACACTTGTTCAGGAAGAAAAGGTTGGCCGAGAGGACAAATCTGTAACAGGAAACACTGGACAGCGTCAAACCGCGCAGAACATCACTTTACAGCCACAGCCACATCTTACAGTTTATTATACAGTTTCATAACAGCTTCACAGAAGAGAGAGACCATGTTTGTAACAACATGTTAGGTACCAGGATAATCATACCTGTGTCACACAGGTAAAACAAATgatttttaaccaaaaaacacacaaaaatctCCAATATTTGATATATGTTAACCATAAATCATACACTTAACACTGCCTTAACTATGTAGTGAGACTTTTTtcttaacaataaaatattgagCAAAAATATGGCACAATATCAGCAATGACAGAatcaaaaacaaagcagatgATATCTTTATGGATGAGATTTTCAACAGATATTTCAACcatgccaaaaataaaaacacaaaatgagaaCACACTGATTTACAGTTAGATCATACACTGTGCAAATATCTGCTTAACATGGAAGTAATGAGGACAAAATGTTTTCCTACATGCTAAATAGGCAAGCAAAATTGTTCCTTCGATGTggtaatattcatattaaaagaTGGCACAATatcaaatgaggaaaaagatGTGTCAAGTTCTGCAAGCTAACAAAAGGACGTCTTAATCATGctgaacaaacacataaaaaccgAACAGGGACGTATAGTTAAAACACCATACACTGATGACACTTGTGCAGATATTGACATAACACATATATAGTTTATCTAGAACAGGAAGTACCCAACCTCTACTATGGCTTATGACAGAAGATTACAGATACTGTACAGTCTTTTTTCACTAGTTATAATGCGTCTAATATTCTCAATATGCATAGGCCTGACCGGGTCCCAGGTATTAACAGTATGATGTATACTTTGGCAAATTTgctaataaactaaataaattgtCCACTTAATCTCCTGTTAGACTTGAAAGGCAAATAGTCAACGTGTATGATACCCTTAGGCTTTCAAAACTCTCATcacatttatgttgtttaaGATTAGATTCCCTTATCTGTCATGTATTGATTGTTTTGGTTAATTAGAGTGGTTTTAAGACGGTTCTGTTAGTTAAGATTTTAGGAAATATAGATAAACACAAAACTATTAATctggttggttttttttaaacaggtgCTGTTTAGTATTTTCTTCATGGCAGTGGATTACTTAACTAGTCCTTCTATGTACAATCATTAAGTGAAACAAATTACATTATACAACAGTTACACATTAATAAAATTGTTAGTACATCACAGGATCTTCCATTTGTTCACTGATGTAAGCTTTCCTGGTCAACAGGCCAGCTCGGAAAGACATAGTTGAGACATAGTTGAAGACATAGTTGAGTTGCAAAGCATAGGTATACAATAGATACATAGCTTAAAGGCTGGGCATTAGATACTTGTACTTCTACAGTAATATTCATCATAGAAGCCCctttttatattctgtatttacTGCTCTAGAAAGGGGCAGACAGtagtacatttttacattttgttaaccccaaaaaataaattgccataaagaagaaaaaaagcaagcaGATACTGCACACTGCGTTTGGATAATCTTTGTGGAATTTGACTGGAAAACGTATGCATGTACccacaaaatgtgttgtttcacCTTTCTTGTCCTTTAAAACTAGTTTGTTTAcgaaaataaactttattttgatttattttcttttttgctctgTGTCTAACTTTagatttaatattaatatatttatagtaaaatcaatataattattttacaacTTAATACATTTGTGATTTGAAGGTAacttaatcaaatcaaatcacatGAATGTCATTAGATTCAAAAATAAAGATGGAGGTTACTGAGATCTGTTAAGATAGTCAATTAAATAAACTGGATTACCAACATGTCAGTTCATGTCAGAAAGTTAGATTTGAAAACTCAGTTGTGAACAAATAAGTTGCAACTGCATTTTGCCTTTGTAAGGAAGAATAGTACTGCAGGATTTTCTAAAATGCTCGGCAAACAAATGAGATCAAGGTCTTTATGTCTACGATTAAGCAAATTGTCATGTTCTCCCATTCTCTCTTTGCAAGTGGCAATAACGCATTACTTACAAGAGAACATATCACATCCCTCCACTCATCCAGGATAACGGTTAATACTACTAAAAGTGGTCTTGCCACatagcagacacacacacattcacacacaggtCACGTTGACTCGTCAAACAGCTCAAGTCTGAGGCCTCGTCTTTGTAGTAAAACATTCTCAACTTCAAAACACCAACGGTTGTCAGAGTGCCAACAACTACAATGTTTTTAGCAGTTTATAGGCGAATATTAAAAAGAACATCCTATTCGAAAAGGAAgtctaaaacaaacacagagactaAAGGAATGTATTGAAAGCGCATTGCATACTTCACTGTGTTCtgatgatgcacacacacagcctgtccCAGTGTCCTCCGTTCATCGTTTTCTTCCAGTTCCTAACAGTTTTTAAATCGCGTTTTTGGATTGGATGTTGGGTGATAAAGTTGACCTCAAAAAGTTGAGGCTAATCTACACCCAGAAAATGAGGAGGTGAGTGTTTTCCCTTGATATATGTATGTTTACTCCAAGATAATAACTGTTGACCTCTCTGTCGGAGAGCTACGGTGTCCTAAAGGTCATTTAAACACAGGAGGGCACTGTTGTAAGGTCGGACAGGGTGCTGATCAGGTAATGTGTGTGCTGTAGGAATGCAGATTGAAATTGACACAGCCTTGCCTCTAGTTTTTCGATGCAAGCGGTGTCAGTCCACTTGTGGGAGGCTGCAGGTCTAACGCTTAATCACCACCTGCTCGTACGCTCCAGCACCAACCCTGGGATAACAAGAAAAGACACTATTAGCAACCCAATGTTATATCTGGCTCACATATCACACAGTAGAGCCGACAACTTACAATGCATCATCACTGAATCGATCATTCCCTCTTTCAACTGTTTTAACTACAGTATCACCAGGTCCTGCAGTGGCTGTGCTGTTCAATCTGATGGGCACCAGTACAGGCGACTACATTCTCTAATTCTGACCTGCCTTACTTGTAAACTGCCCTTAACTACCActcccacacaaacaaagagcagaTACTTAGCAGCTTGTATCTACTCTGTGTCTGCATAGGCTAGACTTCTGTGGCTGGTTCCACTGGTTTGATATACGGTATCATCTTAATGGCTAGTAGTCCAGCTGTTATCCCTACTTATCTTAGCTCCACTTGTCTTACAAAGAGTTACTTGTTTTATATCAGTAAACTTTTCACAGTCGTCCCCGACATGGTGTACCTTTAAGTGGCCTTGAATCCTTTTCTAACCCAAGCAAACTGCAGATACTCTGCAGCATGACACAGCTTTATATCTACATTGTGAGATGTTTAACTCtaaccaaaaatgtcaacctcatggtggtgctagaggaaagatttataataaaaatatcatggcaatccatccattaGTTGTTGATGTGtcagtctgaaccaaagtggtTGACTAACCCTTGAGACTTGTATATCTATTCCCACTTggaaataaaatctgaaacagtaaaataaaacagcagacaATAGTTTTTATACTCTAATTCCTGAAAAAGTTGGAAGTGCCAATTATGGTTGAATCTTTGACAAAAGACTTAATCTACTCCCTCCGTTAcatttccattacattacagtcatttagcagacgcttttatccgaagtgacttacaataagtatattcaacataggtattcaagagaactactagtcaccagaagtcataagtgcatctccacCCTCTCCATCTTCTTTTAGGAACAAATCATTTAATAGGAGCTAAGTTCAGTGAACATCCCATGCTCACCTGGTGGGAAGGTGATGGCTTCCAAGGGCTGTGCTTCCCCCAGGGCCAACAAACAGACGCAAGCCTTCCTCTGGAACAGACAGAGTTTAGTAACATTTGGTCAGTACAGGGAGCAACCAAATCCTCCTGTATAATTCGAGTCATGAGGAGCAGCCAGTTGCTAGGCAATCTAAAAATAATCATGTATTGACAGCAGCTTTCTTTTACAAGCTTTGAGCTGGATGAGACCTTGGAAAGAAAAGCAATGCCCCTACTCCTCAAAAGTACACAGACTGACTCATGGAGTAACAAGCGGACTGAAGGATTTGTTGGTGGCTAATTATAGCAGAAACAATGAGTCTATTATTTGTTTAGTTAATGGTCAGAAATTGTGTTGGTAACTATTGGATAATTGATTTAGGGTTTGAGTCAAGAATCAAGCATATATCCAAACATTTGCTGATGCCAGCTTCcgaaatataaatatttatatttttctttctttttttttacaatagagAAATTTGAgttggaattttttttacaaatttcggacattttatagacagaGGATAACCACCGGTTCGACCGGCTTTATCTTCAATAAGGTGCGGGAAGTATCAAAAAGCTCAAACTGGTGAAATAGTACATAAAGggtaaaaaatgcaataaaaaaatgctaattgcAAATTACCAGAGCACATGGTAACCCCTTTAACAATCCAAAACTTGACAGTATTAAATtcacaattatttaaaacacagaaaagtgaAAATTTTGTTAAAATTGGAAAAGCTGGAACAATCAAATTTGGGGCTTATTTTACTtcataaattacttttaatgtATGGTCAATAGAGTAATCGATTATTGTTTCTGCTCAGAAATATGAGAATATGGTTGCGTTTCGTAACTTTTCTTGAAAAGTCTACATCAAGGAGGGAAAAATCGGCCTTGGAACTCACTTATTGATACCCAAAAGTATTAGAACCTGCAGATATGAGGATTCCGATAGAGTctaattaatcattattatttatctggATGTGTAGCCTACCTTCAGCACTGGAGTCCAGTAAACTGGGTGTAAAGTCTTGACTCTGCAGAATCTTTTCTACAACATCGTCAGCATCCACCCGCGTGTCGTCCATTCTCTTTAGCTGAGACTCCATGGAGTCCTGCTTCACAGGGTGTCTGAGGAGAGGATATAAAAGGGTCATTTTGTCTCTGTGACCAATAATGATGctaataaatatgatattttatcaTACTGAATCTACATTTAATTCAGTGCCAGGCAGGGATGTGGTCTACGAATAAGCTGAGGGATTACATCCAAGTAGAAGGAAATTATGTCTGTTTTTGGTAGAATAGATTTCTCATTGTGGGGGATGGGGGCTGCCTACAGGCACCTCTTAAGATCACCAATTGACACATTATATCtaatttgtttaattcataCAAGAACTGAAGTTTGAAAACGACATGTGGTTTTACAAGGGGACATGAGCCAAGCTATTTGACTATTTGTTAGCTGCTACAGTAACTTCCTGGTAACTTACCCTTTTTGTCCCTGTGAGGTTTGTCAGTGGAGACTCAAGCTGCAAGTGGAAGCTTCGTATTGTacatgtttggacacaccttctcattcaatgttttttttttcttttttctacattgtagattaatattgaagacatccaaactatgaaggaacacatatggaattatgtggtaaacaaacaaatgctcaacaaaccagaatatgttttatattttagattcttcaaagtagttgaatgaaaaggtgtgtcaaaacttttgactggtactgtacatatgaGAGTGATACGGATTTCCTTATcttactctcagcaagaaagcgaaAAAGGAAATGAACCCAAACCAAATATTAATGTCAGGATAAAGTAAAACATGCCAGAGTGTCTAAGGCGTAATAAATACATTACTAAATGCTGGTCTTCAAAGAGATTGGCTAAATATAAAGTGCACCTTAAACCATAAAAGTACTCTTCTTGAGTtgtggtttgacatttttagattCCACGAACACATGACTAACGTTTTCATAAATACAAAGAGCCCCTATTGACAGCACAtaatgaaaccacagattcagaCTCTTCCGCTGCTCTGCCTCGCTGCTTTCTACTGCGTGACAGCTGCTTCCTGAAATGCAAGTCTCAGGTGAGATAATCTCTAAAGTTTGTTAACTTCCTTAAAAGAACTGCTACTCTGTTTTGTGCTCATCACCTACAATAAGAAGAGATAACCATGACTTTCTGCTTCCTCTTCATTAAATATAACTATGACAGTGATTATTATCTGCACGTAGCTttcatgaaatacatttatttacttgaCAAATGAACTAAAGACACTCACCTGTTGAGTCGTTCACAGGACGAGGCGCTCCTTACTGGTGTACCCGCTTGGTTGCTAGTGGTGGCGTTGGGGACTGGGTGTTCAGGTAGAGCATGACAGGGTCTGGACTCTCGGTCCCGGTCCTCGCTGGGCTCTGGGATGCTGCCGATGCCCGTTGAGGCGCTGCCAACTGAATGGTTTCTCCGATGGCTGAACTCTGACATGCTGGAGGAGCGGGAGTGACCGGTGCTGTATCCTGAGATCAATGGCAAAGgttgtataatataataatgctGTAGTAGCTCTTAAATTAACAATAACAGTCTAATATTCACTATTTTTTAGAGTAACCTTATCTCTGACATTGTCAGGATAAATATATCTTCTTAAATTGATCTTTGACCAGCAGTTCTAAATTGGATATAATGAAAAGCAAATTGTAAAGCACTCTGGATAAAAGCGCGTTTTAAAAGCAACCATTTACAGCAGCTGAAAATAATTGCAAAGCACTGCTGAAAATTCAGATATCTTAAAATGGCAAATGCATTGCACTGCACGGCTGAAAAACTGAATTCTAAAACTGAATTCTAAAACTGACAAAACTCTGATCAGATTGTTTAGAGTTGAACTACATTACATAAAGAAGCAAATACTGTCACAGATGGAACCGCTGAAATACTACTTTCTGCCACGAacttaaagttttaaagtttcAGTAATACACCCTGCTCTATtacgtcacctgtaatacaccttcTATTACGGCATCGAGCAGCTACCTTCCATTTCGAACAGACCCGCCGGAAAAAAGCCTGCGTGTCATGaggccaaaaacaaacaagcttgaaaaaaatattagattcaTGACAGCTTGTGTTCGCAAGCcctccccatttttttttttattgcagatctACACGAATCACACAAATGACCTATTTTGGATCAAAAACGGCGACTTTGACGAGTTTGCACCCCTGAATTAAAGAGGATAATTTTGGTATATACATACAAGTCCAATAATTGCTTTACTTATTGACTACACCCAAGTAATACTTTCTGTCTCGCGACCTGAAGTTTTAAAGGTTTACTGCactaaaatgctgttttctgtCCAAGTACTTAAAGTTTTTAAAGGTAAATCTACCCAAATATAATATTCTGTCTAACGactaatatttttaaaagttacgACATAATTAATTTTAACTTCCACTTTTGACAGCATTGCAGTTTAGCTTCTAGGTTTTCCTGCAATGAATATCAGCTCTTAGCTTCTTTATGTAATGCAGTTCAGCTTCAGACTTTGCCAGttttaattttcagtttttcaggaGTGCAGTGCAACACATTTCTGCTATAAGATTTCTGTATTTACAGCAATAATTTGCAATTAATTTCAGCTGTCAACTTTCACATGCTACATTTTCTACAGGttagtaattattattatcatcattattgcTATCTGTGCATCGGTTTACTTTAGTCAAGGAAGGGCGTACCTCCCACAAACTAATATGAGgcaggaaatacatttttaaattaaaaactggAGTGCCATTAGAGCTGCTCTCTGCTCATCTTTGTACTTCCTCTGATCTTTTATTACAGTCATCTGATCTGCCTGAAATGGTAACTCGATCCTTAGGTTTGAACTGCCCTGGTGGCGTGTCAATGGAAACTAATTGTATCACTTCCCTCCTCTTTAGTCAAAAGCTTTTTGTGCATTATGTAGCTGAGGCCGGTAACAACGTTTTGATTCTGTCCCTCAATAAGCCAGCTTTGATAACcacatacattatattacatacaTCCAAAAATCAGTCCGTGTGTTAGCTTGCCATCAATGTCAGGTCAACAACAGttaatctgaaataaaaacataagaatttttaaatgtgtggtcCCGTACCTGAGAGTTTGGACTGTTGGCTGGCGTAGCTGGATGTTCGGGAGTGGCCGCATCCCCCAAGTTCATCAGAAACAACAGGACACTTCCCTTCTCGACTCTCTGCTTCAttagaaagaagaggaaaaaaaagacaaatgtgatgACAAAGGCATGAAAGTGCTACAAGTGTCTGTTCTTCTATTGAACTGCCATAATTTAACTAATAAAGCTACATGTTAAGGTTTTCTTATGCCTCATCATATAGTCCAAAAGAAACTGGGGCCTAACAAGCTCAAAATCTTATGATGCCTTCGCTTTGTCCTTCAATCCAATACCATTGCTCATTATCAGCTCAATACACCAGATGTGTGGCATAGATAGGTTTGTGAATAAAAGCAGGAAAAGCTGTGGTTATACGCAGTCAACCGAAATTTAAACAggaacacagaaaataaaactggtAATGCAACACCACAGgttccttttgtaaaatatcaaaagtatacttttcaacatactattctctTTTTTACAGATGAGACATACATGACCAGAAATTTCCGGCCCCAGACACTTTATATATGCAAGAGATCGCTGTTGTCGGCCAGACAAGGTTTGATCGAAACCACAGACATAAACTCAGTTTCCGTCAGTTATCTTTTCTGCACAACCTGGTTGGTGTTACTAGCTGTTgatttgttgcttatttatacCAACAGGCAACAActtccctcttcctcccacacATTGTCCCATTCCTCAGCATCCATAAATGAATGAGCTACAGACTGTACTGTACTATATGTCTGTGTACAATAGTGTTTTGAGTTTTAAgcctttttcaaaaacatttgcagCAACATGAACAAGTTGCTTGACACTGTGTCAAGTGTCAAGCAGGCAAACATGAAAAAAGCTGAGCTGCAAGAAAGCAGAACAGTTCAGAGTTCAAATGTCTgcaggaaaggaagaaaaagccTCTGTCTCAgcaacacaacagaaaaaaa from Anoplopoma fimbria isolate UVic2021 breed Golden Eagle Sablefish chromosome 8, Afim_UVic_2022, whole genome shotgun sequence includes:
- the fam102bb gene encoding protein FAM102B isoform X1, which codes for MDLMMMKKKKFKFKVDFELDELSSVPFVNGVLFCKVRLLDGGFSEESSREPVQANCVRWRKRFSFPCKMSANAGTGVLDPCVCRVSVRKELKGGKAYAKLGFADLNLAEFAGSGNTTRRCLLEGYDTKNTRQDNSILKVIISTQLMSGDPCFKTPPSTATVIGIQGDGESLLEERRGGDSQKGCSAESREGKCPVVSDELGGCGHSRTSSYASQQSKLSGYSTGHSRSSSMSEFSHRRNHSVGSASTGIGSIPEPSEDRDRESRPCHALPEHPVPNATTSNQAGTPVRSASSCERLNRHPVKQDSMESQLKRMDDTRVDADDVVEKILQSQDFTPSLLDSSAEEEGLRLFVGPGGSTALGSHHLPTRVGAGAYEQVVIKR
- the fam102bb gene encoding protein FAM102B isoform X2, with amino-acid sequence MDLMMMKKKKFKFKVDFELDELSSVPFVNGVLFCKVRLLDGGFSEESSREPVQANCVRWRKRFSFPCKMSANAGTGVLDPCVCRVSVRKELKGGKAYAKLGFADLNLAEFAGSGNTTRRCLLEGYDTKNTRQDNSILKVIISTQLMSGDPCFKTPPSTATVIGIQGDGESLLEERRGGDSQKGCSESREGKCPVVSDELGGCGHSRTSSYASQQSKLSGYSTGHSRSSSMSEFSHRRNHSVGSASTGIGSIPEPSEDRDRESRPCHALPEHPVPNATTSNQAGTPVRSASSCERLNRHPVKQDSMESQLKRMDDTRVDADDVVEKILQSQDFTPSLLDSSAEEEGLRLFVGPGGSTALGSHHLPTRVGAGAYEQVVIKR